The Weissella confusa DNA window TAGATTACGTCACCGGCAGAAACCTTGTATTGCTTTCCGCCGTTCTCAATGATTGCATATGCTGCCATGAGTTTGCAGACCTCCATAAAATATTTTTCTAAAAAAAACTTAGACTCACCGAGTCCGCGAGCTCCGAGGAACTACTTAATACAGACCACGAGTGGTTGCAGTTTGTGGATTCCACAAACACAACGTAGATAATTATAAAACAAGTTCTAACTAAATACAATAAAATCCCCCACAAATCGTGGAGGACTTCAAAAGTTTTTCATGCAGCTGGTGGGACTCGAACCCACAACCGCTCGGGTAGAAACCGAGTGCACTATCCAGTTGTGCTACAGCTGCAAAAAAAGATGAGTTGGCATCTTTTACCAACTCATCTATTGTACGTTTAAAACGCTGGTGAATCAAGGTCAGAAGCATCCAAAACCGCACGAACTTCTTGATCGATTTCATCCTGCGTCAATTTTAGTTCGACTAGACCGAGCTTCAAAAATGAACGCCAGGCATGTGAAAAATCCGCTTGACGCTTTTGATGATATGAATTTAGCAACATGGTCTTAATCCCAATAAATTGGTGGGCCAAACGCATTTGCGGGAAACGCGCAAACTTGGCTAAATCCTCATCCTCAAGCACCATCAAGTGCGTCCATTGTTGCTTCAAACTAATCAACAAGAATTGGGCGAAAGCCGTTGCGTACAGTGCCTTCACTTCACTATTGCTAGCGTCCACTGCATTATGTGGCACGTCGTTGTTGATAGCTTCAACACGGCGCATCAAGGCACTCATTGATACATCTAGGTTCAAATAATCATTCAGCAAGACATCCTTAGGTCCGATTGGATTTTCCCAATCAGCCACAACTGCGCGATATGACTCGCGTGCTTCACGCAAGTAACCTGCAATATCCATCGTCATTATTCCGCCTCGTCTGATGCTTGTGGTTGTAGCACTTCGACTTGTGGCGCTTCAGAGGCAACTGATTCAGCAGCTGCTTCAACTGGCGTGCCATATGAAATCAAGCCTTCACGTTGCAAGCCAAAGACAAGTTCATCACTCTCAATTGCCAAGTAACGGCGTTCTGTCAAATACCAAGCACCGATAAAGTCATAATCCAGCAAGACATCCAACCATGAAATGGCATCACGACCATCGATGACTTGGAAGTGCCAACGTTGAGCCCCAATGGCCGTTGCATCGTTAACATAGAAGATACGGACTTCAACGCCGTGCTCCAACATCAAACCAGCACCATTTGGAATGCTTTGCAAGAAGTAATCTGAATCAGCTGACAAAACAAACAAACGGTCCAACATTCCCGCTGGCATTTCAGTTTGTACCAATGGATACAAGAAATCATCGCGGGTTTCAAGAATGTTGTAGTCCACTTGGTAACCGAACTCGCGCTCCATGTAACGACCAAATTCCGTTAACAACGTTGCTAGCGTGCGAATGCGGGCTGCCGTCGCCTTCTTACGGAAGTTTTCAACCATCAAATCAGTAATAGCTTCTGCGTTAAACAAAATTTGCTTACGTTCTAGTGACCAGTAGAATAGACGCGCCTCAGTACCTAGCTCAACAAAGTAAGCACCACCATTGTTATCGTCGTTTACAACGAATTCAAAGGTCGCTGGCACATCCAAATCAGTCATCACCAACGTCAACTCTTCACGCTCAGCTGGCGTCAAAACATCATAGGCTGGCATCCCCGCAAATGAAAGGAAACGATCCATCGCCATCAAGTACCAATCTGCCTTCGCATATTGACGTGGTACTGTCACCCATTCTGTATCAAGGTGCGCATTGGTTAGGCGTTGTGCCAACAAGTGGACTTTCTTTGGATCGTTCGTTTCAGCAAGCTCACGAACTTGCGCTAAGGTTTGTTGAATTTGACCAATATCATCACTCAACAAATCAACGTATGAAACAACGCGTTCACGTAGGTGTTCTGTCATGCTTACTCACCTCCCTGTTCGGCAACCAATGATGAGACATAGTCTACATACAATGAGCCGACGGCATTTTGGAAATCAGTAAATGAGCCAAATGCATCATTAATCGCACGTTGCTCATAAATCAAAATCGTATCTTCCTTTGAGTAGTTCAAGATTTGCGCATTGTTCTCAGCAATCAAATCAGGAACCGTCGCAGCCTTCGCATCAGCAGCGTCCAATTGTGCCAAACGGCTACGCAAAACTTCGCGTTGCTCTGCTTGGGCACTCTTGTTAAACAAACCGCTACGTTCTTCTGTGGCAGCCAATTGCGCCATCAATTGTGTACGCTCGGCATCACGGGCATTTTGGTCGTTAACAATCTTTTGCAAGGCTTCATTAGCACGCGTCGTATCTTCAATAACTTGCGCATTAAAACGTTGGCCTGACTCAGCCAATTCAACGGCACGAGCCAACTTTTCGTATTCTTCATCGTTAAAAATGAACTTTACTGATAGTGGATCCAAAATACCGAAGTGGCGACGATCCCACCAGTTTCCAAAGAACAGTTGGAAGACGCCAAGTTGTGACTCTTCATAGTAAAAGAAGGGGAACTTTTCTGATAGGTACGCAATCAACTTTTGTCCCAAATGGTGACTCAACTCATCTTGCATATCATCAACCAAAACTGACAAAGCACGATTTGACTCGGCTTGTGGTGCTTGGCGGATTTGCGTGTTGTACTTTTGGCTATCTAGTAATTCATAAACGCGGCGATCATTCCCCTCTGCCACAGCAGTTTGAATATCACCAATGTAGTTTAATTTTGCTTGTAATTTTCCATTTAATACGGATTGATTTGACGGTAAGTCCGTCGTCAAGTATGGCGTGTTCTCCATCTCAACCCCTCCTGTTTGTGGTTGCAATCTAACTTCTCAA harbors:
- a CDS encoding dUTPase, with product MTMDIAGYLREARESYRAVVADWENPIGPKDVLLNDYLNLDVSMSALMRRVEAINNDVPHNAVDASNSEVKALYATAFAQFLLISLKQQWTHLMVLEDEDLAKFARFPQMRLAHQFIGIKTMLLNSYHQKRQADFSHAWRSFLKLGLVELKLTQDEIDQEVRAVLDASDLDSPAF